The Toxotes jaculatrix isolate fToxJac2 chromosome 21, fToxJac2.pri, whole genome shotgun sequence genome includes a region encoding these proteins:
- the LOC121201556 gene encoding phenylethanolamine N-methyltransferase-like, whose amino-acid sequence MEEKGKENGIAAMAACYQRFDPAAYLQYNYTPPRADFERNDSIVPWKLACLHRAFTEGDVNGELLVDIGSGPTLYQVLSGCEVFSKVLLTDFLEVNRQELRRWLQDEEGCNLDWTPYLQHVCKLEGKRPSAWMEKAAKLRQVIMDILPIDVHRPHPLAPDALPSAGADCLVSCFCLESVSPDLAAFTRALGHIGRLLRPGGHLLLIGALGESYYFGGPGVKIPVVPLNEAQVCASLKESGFTLIRLEVYTLPQDMRVGVDDVTGVFFVKARKD is encoded by the exons ATggaagagaagggaaaagagaaTGGAATAGCAGCCATGGCAGCCTGCTACCAGAGATTTGACCCTGCAGCGTATCTGCAATACAACTACACTCCACCGCGGGCTGATTTTGAAAGAAACGACAGCATTGTGCCATGGAAACTGGCATGCCTCCACAGAGCTTTCACTGAAG GAGATGTGAATGGTGAGCTGCTGGTGGACATAGGTTCAGGTCCAACTCTGTATCAAGTGCTGAGTGGCTGTGAGGTTTTCAGCAAGGTGCTCCTCACAGACTTTCTTGAGGTCAACAGGCAGGAGCTGAGGCGCTGGCTCCAGGATGAGGAAGGCTGCAACCTGGACTGGACACCGTACCTGCAGCATGTATGCAAGCTGGAGGGAAAACG GCCTTCAGCATGGATGGAGAAAGCTGCCAAGCTACGTCAGGTCATCATGGACATCCTCCCGATTGATGTGCACCGTCCTCATCCTCTGGCCCCTGATGCCCTTCCTTCAGCAGGGGCCGACTGTCTTGTGTCCTGCTTCTGTCTGGAGAGCGTCAGCCCTGACCTGGCTGCTTTCACCAGGGCCTTGGGCCACATTGGAAGGCTCCTGCGACCCGGTGGCCACCTCCTGCTCATTGGAGCCCTGGGAGAGAGTTACTATTTTGGGGGGCCTGGGGTAAAGATCCCTGTGGTCCCACTCAATGAGGCCCAGGTCTGTGCTAGTTTGAAGGAGAGTGGCTTCACCCTGATCCGGCTGGAGGTTTACACACTGCCTCAGGACATGAGGGTCGGGGTCGATGATGTGACTGGGGTGTTTTTTGTAAAGGCTAGAAAAGACTAA